The DNA region TGTCCCCACTGATCAAAGAGTTTGTACGACTCATGGAAGTTCCATGGGTAGCAAACCAGTTGAAACTACCTACTGGACCCCATTGATCATCCACAAACTTTAGGAGAGTCATTTCTTTATCAACATCATACTTGTGTTTACTTCTTTCTTCTGAAGGGTTATTAAGATATGCACTTGGACTGCGGTTAACACCAGCATCCAAGAGTTCACCTGTAAGTTAAGTTTAATTAGCTTACGAAAAATAGCAGTCCCGAAGAACAATCCTACATTACATGAACAAAATCTAGGCCAAGAATAAAGAAAACCTTGCCAATTTGAATCAATCAACATGAAATAGGATGGAGAAGACAAACATATTCGTTTTCTGAGGATTATTTCCAATGCACACAGCATCTGACTATATTTCATTTGTCAATATATCGTGTAACcatcataaatttatataaaattccAGCAATAATCTTTCtttcagaaaacatgaaaaacttCCAGAGAGAGTAGGGATGTCAGTTCGTACCACTATTGATGAAAACTGATCCAGGACGAAGATTGTCATGAGCTTGTATGATACTGTGCTCAATTCCATCAACAAGGGCATCAAACGACTGACGAACAAATCCAAGAGATGTTACAATATACACCACATACTGAAGATAACCCCCTGGACCGGCATGGGTGTGAATACCACTGATGCCAACATTCTTTTCTGTATATAGGTCCCCATATCTAGAAAAGAGAGTTTATAAGCTATTATGATCTTATTAAAAACCTAAGGCTAGTCAATCTAGGGAAAAGATTAGGTGGCTACATTACCTTGCCTTGAGTCTCTCGATCACTTTTAGTTTAACAATTTGTGAAGCCATACAGGCGTCAAGGTTAACAAAGACAACCCGGTTCCCTTGAGGCTCAGAGACAATGAAAGTCCGAGCGCGGAGCCTGAAGTGAATACCAGATGCTACTTGCTCCATGTTAGCATAACCCATCATATTAACATCAGCTGCAGGGCCAGTAATGTCATAGCTTCCCAGTCCAATGAAATATTCAGAGTTAGAGTAAACTCCTCCGCTGGTGAGCAGCAATACGATACACGTGCTCCATAATCTGAGTAAAGATAGCTCCATCATAGTGAAGTTTCTGATCACCACCTTCACATTACCTTCCTATGTCATAAAAATCACCGTTGTTGGCATATATAATCTCAAAATCTTTAGCAaagcaaaactcaaaaaatcattaatctttctacaaaaaacaaattgcATCCGAAAATACTTTCCATCCACAAAACATGAATGGCATGTGTAACAGTATAAACAGTACACCTAAAGGTTCCGTCAATATGTTTGTACAAAAAGCAAAACCACAGGCCAACGAAGGCATAAGCTGATCACAAGCAATAAGCATAAATAAAATCAGGTTCTTCTAAAACACGTAATTCTTATTCTTCATTCGGAAACTGAATATAAAGTTAGAAACCACCATATTTACAATTCCACTTAAAAAAAGACACCTATAAAGCCACAAAACTTAACTTTTTCCCTAATCTCttaaaagcaaagcaaaaaaaaaaaaaaacagaaagctGAAGATAACTATGGAGGATCAGGGAGATGATGTATGTAGCTTAACATGCAATCGGCCAAGAACTAAACAACGGAGGAGAAAGTAATTAACCGCTAACCTGATCTCTCAGTACGGGATTCGTCAGAGACAAACCGGAGAGATAAGTCTGATCTATGTGCGAGGGAAGAAGAAAGGGGACAATGAAgcgagaaagagaaagagagtgagaggcgaaggagagaagaagagtctGAGAGTAGAAGCAAAGAAACGGAATTGGTGGGAGAGATGTTGGATGATGAATTTTTCTCATTCTCTATTTAGTTCGTCAAAAATGATGACgatgttgacttttttttaataaaggtGCCAAATCCATCCatctcagtttttttgtttctgggcCAAAAACCTTAAGTTCAATAAGGCTTTTTATTTGGGCTTAAATATGGCCCAAAAAAGACGAAAAGAGTCGTAATTAGAAAACCGAAAGGCATCTAGAATTGTCAGGATTATTCCGTTTGTCAATCTTCTCATCGTTATTGTGTGAACTGTGAAGTTTAAAGAACTTGGGTTCCAAAAATTTCTAGAAGCTCTGGAGATTTCTTTGTCACCACCATAAATACATCACTCGACTCATCCCGTTTGCTCAGAAATCGAAATCGAATTCGTCACAAAATCAACATTACCTCAGCATTcaaaacatcatcttctttcCAAAATCAATCGAGAAGAATGTCGCTAATTCCAAGCTTCTTCGGCAACAACAACAGACGAAGCAACAGCATCTTCGATCCGTTCTCACTCGACGTTTGGGATCCTTTCAAAGACCTGCAAATGCAATTCCCCTCGTCTTCGCTCTCCGGAGAAACATCTGCGGCAATTGCGAACGCACGTGTGGACTGGAGAGAGACGCCGGAGGCGCACGTGTTCAAGGCGGACCTTCCTgggatgaagaaagaagaggttAAAGTGGAGATAGAGGACGACAGTGTGCTCAAGATCAGCGGAGAGAGACACGTGGAGAAAGAGGAGAAGCAGGACACGTGGCATCGCGTTGAAAGGTCTAGCGGACAATTCTCGAGGAAGTTTAGGCTACCGGAGAATGTGAAGATGGATCAAGTCGAGGCCAACATGGAGAACGGTGTTCTGACTGTGACTGTGCCTAAGGTTGAGACTCAGAAGAAACCCCAAGTTAAGTCTATTGACATCTCTGGCTAAAGCCAATTTTAGCTTTTATATATACTCTCTGTGAGTGTTTTATGGGTCTCGAGtcttctttgtgtgtgtgtgtgtgtctgagTTTTCTTCTGATTGTGGTTCTTCGTTTGAATATGGCTGGCTATCTATGCGTTGTCTTGTGGTgtattatgttaattatattaatgctaataaattaattaaactttcaacttgatttaacaaaattttatgaaaaaggATTCAAATTAATCGAAttcaaaacaaacccaaaaaaaaaaaatctcaaaattcaaaactaaagaGAAATAAATGGGTGTTTCCGTTTTCACCTCGTGAGCACAAAACTCGCAACGTATAAGGAGAGAAAACAATACAcagaaaggaaaaacaaaacaaaaccaaaaaaagaaagaaaaaaaaaaagtaattttccAAAAGCATATCTTCGATTCTCGATCCTTCCCGGCTAGCTcaaagggtaaaaaaaaatcgattttctagggtttcaaTTTGCTCCTTTTGATTCAGGTTGATCTCATCGTGTCCGTTTCCAAAGACGGTTATATTGTAATCACTTTGATCGATGTTGACGTGGATTTGTGTATTTTGCGTAGGTTTGATCGATCGGACACGCTAGGATTTGAGAAGCAATGGCGAATCGAATAGATCACGAGTACGATTACTTGTTCAAGATCGTCCTCATCGGCGATTCCGGTGTTGGTAAATCCAACATTCTCTCTAGATTCACCAGAAACGAGTTCTGTCTCGAATCCAAATCTACCATCGGCGTCGAATTCGCCACCCGTACTCTACAGGTGACCCATCTCCCTTCTCGGATCTTGTTGTTTTAGATCTGAAGGTTCTCTTAGGTGTTTGTTTGAAattgtaaattgtaaattaGAATCTATGAAGCCTGAGATATTTGTCTTTGTTAATGCTTGCTCCTATGTGTGCTGTGTTATCTCATTAGGTTGAAGGCAAAACAGTCAAGGCTCAGATTTGGGATACAGCAGGTCAAGAGCGTTATAGAGCAATCACAAGCGCTTACTACAGGGGAGCCGTTGGAGCTCTTCTTGTCTACGACATAACCAAGAGGCAAACCTTTGAGAATGTCCTCAGATGGTTACGTGAGCTCAGGGATCATGCTGATTCCAACATTGTTATCATGATGGCTGGAAACAAATCAGATCTGAATCACCTGAGATCTGTTGCTGACGAAGATGGCAGCTCTCTTGCTGAGAAGGAAGGTTTGTCGTTTCTCGAGACATCTGCTTTAGAAGCAACCAATATCGAGAAAGCGTTTCAGACCATTTTGTCTGAGATTTATCATATCATAAGCAAGAAAGCCTTGGCTGCACAAGAAGCTGCAGGTAACCTTCCTGTTCCTGCCCAAGGAACTGCGATCAATATATCAGATTCATCTGCTACTAACAGAAAAGGGTGCTGTTCTACCTAGTTACCTCCCACCTATAGCACATGACTAATCAACTAGTCacacttttgagttttttcaaGAATATCTCTTTTGATCTTTTCCacagttcctttttttttttttttaacttcagcAAGTATAGCATACCTTTATACTTTTCCAGGTCTTTGTTCTTCCGTATTGAATTTATCATTTATGTTACAAGGAGTCTGCTTAGTTGTATTGAGACACAACATTTCCCAggaaagaaaagtttttttttcatcatgcAGAAACATTTCTATGAAGGTCATATCTGATTCGACGTGCGCTGTTACATGGTGGATAACATAACATACTGAGAAACGTAGAAAATGATCACCATAGGGTAATCTCTTGGTTTGGCCAGTGTATAGTATTTTGATCATTGGAATAGCATAGCCAAAGTAGTCTTTAACTTGtctattaaaaaattaaggttAATAATTGCTTTAACTCCATGATTTATGTAACACACAGCTTaatatcttcttgtttttctctttccCATAAGTgttttgctttaaaaaaaaaaagaataggattaaaatcatgtaaaattcaaaaagaatGCGAGTATGAGTTAGAAGAAagcaaaatactaaaattaaaatgtggAGACCATAATAAAACTTAAATAGGGAGGCTGAGGAATGAGGATGGTGTGAATTGTACTGATCCGCACGAGAGGGGGACTACACCGAAAAAGTCCTGCCTCTGATAGAGAGAGtggtcaaaaaagaaaaattatttaaaaaaaaaaaaaggttggtaaaaaaaaataaataaaaatctcttCAGTGTTCCAGATTTCGTTGCTTTTTCGTGACAGTCTGTTGTTGTTTGTATTAACTGCGTGGCCTCTCTCccacctctttcttcttcttcttcttcttcttcttcttcttcttcttccttcccaCTTGTCTTCAATAGATCCATCCATGGCTTCCCTCATCGAATCTGGTTGGCAGGTACCCCTCTTAGTCTAtatctcctcctctgtttccgattcctttggttttttttttccggtctTCTCTGGCTTCAGTCCACCGCATTGGGATACATACATGCGTGTTTAATTTTCTATTCGTTTTGTTCTTTATCCACCGCTCTAGATTGTATCAATCGATCGGGTTATAATTTGGTGTCGTGTCGATTGCTGTACTGTTTTAGATCTAAATTTGACTATCATTACTAGTGCCAAAATTACTTAGGAATCATGAGTGTGTGTTTTCAGTttccgttttgtttttttgggagCATAAACGGATCTATGTGTTCTTGGCACTGTAAACCTAAGTCGCatgaatgttatatatataatcaagtcGCTGTTTAACTTGCGGAGTTCCCAATGATCGGCATCCGAATACAGCAAAACGCCGTTGAGATGGATTTTACTAATTTGGATTTTGCATGATCTTTCCCCCACCTGAAGAATTGACCAGCAGCACTTTATAATACTTAAATGCATACTGATTATATCAGTATTGAACACGTGTTGATCGGCATTACTGTGTCCTGGACCATTTTCTTCAAGCTTTGCTTCTACTTTTAATGACAGAGACGTTGAATTGTTGTTGATGTCAGTATTATTTGTTTCTACTATATAACTAAAAACCATCAGATGACGTTTTCTCTTTATTGTCTATatcatgagtttttttttttctctctgcaagctgatcattattatttattatatctttCTGTGGTTGATGATGCAGTACCTTGTGACACATTTTAGCGACTTTCAACTGGCGTGCATTGGGAGTTTTCTCCTCCATGAAAGTGTCTTTTTCTTATCTGGTCTCCCTTTCATTTGTCTTGAAAGGGCAGGCTTTCTCAGCCaatacaaaattcaggttttcttcttttttcacatAATCGTCCCATGTCTCTTCTATGTATGCTTTTATAGTTTTGTGCGATGGTTTGAATATGATCGTCTAGAGGTTGTTGATCCCCCAAGAATTCTGTCACACCTGAAAGTGTTTTCTTGTAAAGGCAACTGTACTAGTGATTGTGAATCTGATTCTTTTCTCTGCTTCTGTTACCCATTATGATCAGCAAATACATTTTGCTTTGGTTCTACGCAGACAAAAAATAACACACCTGCAGCCCAAGGAAAATGTATTACTCGCCTGCTGCTTTATCATTTCTGCGTAAACTTGCCCCTGATGATAGCCTCTTATCCTGTCTTCAGAGCCATGGGAATGCAAAGCAGTTTTCCTCTACCGTCCTGGTATTGATGTTAAACTCTTTCATTTGgcaatagaaacaaaaaaaaaaaaaaaaaaaaaaaaaNNNNNNNNNNNNNNNNNNNNNNNNNNNNNNNNNNNNNNNNNNNNNNNNNNNNNNNNNNNNNNNNNNNNNNNNNNNNNNNNNNNNNNNNNNNNNNNNNNNNNNNNNNNNNNNNNNNNNNNNNNNNNNNNNNNNNNNNNNNNNNNNNNNNNNNNNNNNNNNNNNNNNNNNNNNNNNNNNNNNNNNNNNNNNNNNNNNNNNNNNNNNNNNNNNNNNNNNNNNNNNNNNNNNNNNNNNNNNNNNNNNNNNNNNNNNNNNNNNNNNNNNNNNNNNNNNNNNNNNNNNNNNNNNNNNNNNNNNNNNNNNNNNNNNNNNNNNNNNNNNNNNNNNNNNNNNNNNNNNNNNNNNNNNNNNNNNNNNNNNNNNNNNNNNNNNNNNNNNNNNNNNNNNNNNNNNNNNNNNNNNNNNNNNNNNNNNNNNNNNNNNNNNNNNNNNNNNNNNNNNNNNNNNNNNNNNNNNNNNNNTTGAGGATTTTGTCTTTTATTGGGGTCATCGGATCTTGCATTCAAAATGGCTGTACAAGAATGTGCACAGTGTGCATCATGAGTAAGTTTCCACTGTTCACCATCTGTTTTTAATGTCAATGCTTGGCAATATTAGCTTAGATGAATTTCTAAAAAGCAACCATTTAATGATATCCCAGATATGCCACACCATTTGGTTTGACATCAGAATATGCTCACCCTGCTGAGATTCTATTCCTGGGTTTTGCTACCATAATCGGTCCAGCTCTCACCGGTCCCCACCTGATTACTCTCTGGTTATGGATGGTGTTGAGAGTGCTTGAGACTGTTGAGGCACATTGCGGTTATCATTTCCCATGGAGCCTCTCCAATTTTCTTCCTCTGTATGGAGGGTAAGATCACACATCTAGCCAGCTCTCTTGAATCTCGAATCTATAATAACTTGTTATTAATGGAgtttttaactaatttggttaCAGCTCTGACTTCCATGACTACCATCACCGACTGCTCTACACTAAGTCTGGCAACTACTCTTCAACATTTGTGTATATGGACTGGTGATCCTCTGAACTATATATCTCTTTGCTTTCCAGAAAATATCCTAACTAGTTTTTAGTCCAGTGTGTAATTCGTCTCTGGTGTTCTCTGCAGGATCTTTGGTACTGACAAGGGATACAGAAGACTGAAGACCCTTAAAGAAAATGGTGACGTGAGACAAAAGTGAAATGACCAGTATGGATTGCAGAGTACATTTGTCTCCGGAGAGGTCTTATTCTGCAACCTCTCCTTTTCCTTAACATTTTGTTACCGGGTTGCTGCAACTGTCGTGTGTCTTAGTTTATTATGTGTGACTAGAATTGCTACAAATGTGGCatatttgggaaaaaaaaaaaaaaagaacatttggTACTTCAACTGATTATGTTGTTTAGGTTGGGCAATTGAATCATTTGGTATGTGTCATCGATTTGAAGTTCTCTCTTATTTATTTGCCAAGTAAGTTAAGATGCTGCCACCAATTCCATTGTCCACGGGTAATACAACGGGCGTTACCCATGGCGTTACCCACTGATACAATTCGATCTTAAAAAAATGGGAATACTGTACCATGTTTTGTATTGCTTTGGGTCTGTTGGGTTCGGCCCGGTCCATTTGATGCACGTAGATTCACTGACTTGGTCGTTTTCCTTCCGAATATAAGGACAGCTAACTTATGTTGACATTCTATCTGATCAGTGAACATGTTTAGATGAAACACTGATTAGGTCAGATTAGATCTCAATCAAAACAATCACCCGACACCGACACGTACAAATGCGCATATAAAATGTGCATCGGTCCTTTGGTGGGTCACGTCCTTTATCCGTGGTGTAGGGTTTCTTTGTTTACCTCTTTGACACGTCCTTCCCCTGTTATCCTCTCTCACTATCATTTCCGTGAGATTTTGAATTTCTTCAAACACAAAAACTGCTCACTCGTTGTAAAAGATTAAAGTCTCTcgtttaacaaaagaaaattcccGATGATGTTCAATCGAAGATCACCACCACGTGTATCTGAAGTCCGAACtaattggttttgttataaaagcaaaagaaatatgTACATCACTTTTTATTAATTGAAGAATTTTGAACTGATTCCACCTAAGACAGTGACACATCCCGTCTTCCTTTTCTGTTTGTTCATTACTTCATTACACACAACgaagaaaggtaaaaaaaaatggttacaGAACAAAAAAACCACCCAACCATATACCTCCGGTTTAGCTGTTTTTAATGAACCggggaatattttttttgcaaccaatgcttgcattttttttttctctctcttttgggttCGGAGATGAAGATTTGAGCTACCTTCGTCCCAAGGAAAAAGAATCAttttaaacgaaaaaaaaaaaaaaaaaaNNNNNNNNNNNNNNNNNNNNNNNNNNNNNNNNNNNNNNNNNNNNNNNNNNNNNNNNNNNNNNNNNNNNNNNNNNNNNNNNNNNNNNNNNNNNNNNNNNNNNNNNNNNNNNNNNNNNNNNNNNNNNNNNNNNNNNNNNNNNNNNNNNNNNNNNNNNNNNNNNNNNNNNNNNNNNNNNNNNNNNNNNNNNNNNNNNNNNNNNNNNNNNNNNNNNNNNNNNNNNNNNNNNNNNNNNNNNNNNNNNNNNNNNNNNNNNNNNNNNNNNNNNNNNNNNNNNNNNNNNNNNNNNNNNNNNNNNNNNNNNNNNNNNNNNNNNNNNNNNNNNNNNNNNNNNNNNNNNNNNNNNNNNNNNNNNNNNNNNNNNNNNNNNNNNNNNNNNNNNNNNNNNNNNNNNNNNNNNNNNNNNNNNNNNNNNNNNNNNNNNNNNNNNNNNNNNNNNNNNNNNNNNNNNNNNNNNNNNNNNNNNNNNNNNNNNNNNNNNNNNNNNNNNNNNNNNNNNNNNNNNNNNNNNNNNNNNNNNNNNNNNNNNNNNNNNNNNNNNNNNNNNNNNNNNNNNNNNNNNNNNNNNNNNNNNNNNNNNNNNNNNNNNNNNNNNNNNNNNNNNNNNNNNNNNNNNNNNNNNNNNNNNNNNNNNNNNNNNNNNNNNNNNNNNNNNNNNNNNNNNNNNNNNNNNNNNNNNNNNNNNNNNNNNNNNNNNNNNNNNNNNNNNNNNNNNNNNNNNNNNNNNNNNNNNNNNNNNNNNNNNNNNNNNNNNNNNNNNNNNNNNNNNNNNNNNNNNNNNNNNNNNNNNNNNNNNNNNNNNNNNNNNNNNNNNNNNNNNNNNNNNNNNNNNNNNNNNNNNNNNNNNNNNNNNNNNNNNNNNNNNNNNNNNNNNNNNNNNNNNNNNNNNNNNNNNNNNNNNNNNNNNNNNNNNNNNNNNNNNNNNNNNNNNNNNNNNNNNNNNNNNNNNNNNNNNNNNNNNNNNNNGAGTAGAGTGATTTAGGAGATTAGTGTCAAGCTACgtgtctctttcttcttcttctgagatcAACAACGACGACGCTTACGTTGTCGCTACTGTGTTTTGCCAACGCCAGCTTCGTCAGCAACACTGACGCCTCCGTACATGCTTTGTCCGTGATCTCTCCTCTCTTCCCGTTCTTTCTTGACCCCACCACCTTCTCATTCTCCTCctctttcccttcttcttcacttctccCACCGGGAGTTTGAGTTTCTCCTCGCCGTCTTCCTGATCCTCCACGACCACCCTTTCTATTTAAACACATGTGCACCATCGCACACGCCGCCTCGTTCGTCACTACGTCCCATAACCCGTCACTCGCTAGAATAAGAAACTCATCTTCCTCCGTCCGATCCGTTACCGTCACTTCCGGCTCCGAAGTCACGTACGGTTTCAAGTAGTTGTCTCCAATAGCTCGTGACATGGCTAAAACGCCTAGGACTCTTGCACCATCCCAGTATATCACTCGTCCTCCTGCTTCTTGGATTCGATCAAGCTCATCCGGACGGTCCGGCTGTTCATTAATTTCAAACGTTGAAAAAACCAAACTTAATCCAGAAAAATCCAAACAACTTATCAAATATGtcgatatatatagagagatgaTAAGAGACTGACCTTGTGATCTGTAGAAAGAGGCACTGCTTTACCATTCCGACAAAGAACAGCTCTGGAATCGCCGCAATTCGCGACAACAATCTTATCCGGCGTAATGACGGAGACAACGGCGGTGGATCCAACGGCGTCACAGTCCGGAGTCTGTAGCTCACATCTACAGTTAGCGCTCATCACAGTTTCACCCCAACGAACAACTTCTTTATCCATGCGAGTGAAGCTACGTTCCATCATCTTTTTCCAATCTTCCTTCTTATCCGAAAGCGCTTCTTCTTGAACCAACTCGTGAAGCCTCTCTTTACACCTCGCCgcaacctaaaaaaaaaaacgacgcCGTTCCTGATCAGACGAACtggtaaaataataataaaaaattcgaaaaaatctttcaaaaaacGGCGTCGTACGTGAGAGCAGCCATGGCCGTCGTAAACACCAAAAAAGTGCCATCTCGTTCGAGAAAACTCCGTTTGTTTCCGTACAAAAGACGGATGAATCGACACCGCATCTTCCATATCTCTTCTCCTCCCACACACCGATGCGACGCCGTATCTCGGCCTCGGATCCGACTCTTTCACCGTCTTCTTAGAAGGAAGAATAATAACCGTACTACTATTATCGACCGACGATGAGTTTATGGAGACGTCACTGTCGTCTTCAAGTAAAACAGTACTCTCTTCCGGTGATGATGATGCACAGTTCATACAATCGTACTCTTCTTGTTTGTTACGCTTATTATAAATCCCCTCAGGTTTCTCTTCCACCGCCGTCGGATTTAGGTCCGAGGGAGACATCCTGAATCGTTGAACACCAATCCTCCACTTCCGGCTAGACCAAGACGGCCTAGATTCACAAGTCGACGTTTCGTCCTCGTAACATATATCAGCCATAACTCGATATATCAATCTCCGCTTCAGGCAACGAATCTGATTTTGATCGTCAATTAATTTCcgatataaaaatagaaaaaatctctttctccgcaattttttttttatgataataGAGCATGCAATTGAATAAAAATTTATCATCGTTACACGTTACAAAGGCATGCCATTTATATACCCACGCGCCTACcgcttcacaaaaaaaaaaaaaaaaaacatttaaaattcctttttttcttcttcgttttcaaatttaactttttttgttaactttgaTTTTTCTCCTTTGGAAAAAAATCTTTACTCTTTAACGACGTGACGTATTTGGTCTTgtgtctgaaaaaaaaacaagagataaatCCTGACCGTTCATCTAGTCGCTATACAATCAAGAAATGGACCACGTAAGCATCACGATCAGGTGGGAGAGGTACGTGGCCCAATGAAAATGTAACAGAAGGGGAGAGAGCAAGATCCTTTCGCGCCACGATTGTGGTCCATTCTTTCTCTCCAGaagttcttcttttatttttgttgcctCTT from Camelina sativa cultivar DH55 chromosome 3, Cs, whole genome shotgun sequence includes:
- the LOC104765442 gene encoding protein phosphatase 2C 3-like → MADICYEDETSTCESRPSWSSRKWRIGVQRFRMSPSDLNPTAVEEKPEGIYNKRNKQEEYDCMNCASSSPEESTVLLEDDSDVSINSSSVDNSSTVIILPSKKTVKESDPRPRYGVASVCGRRRDMEDAVSIHPSFVRKQTEFSRTRWHFFGVYDGHGCSHVAARCKERLHELVQEEALSDKKEDWKKMMERSFTRMDKEVVRWGETVMSANCRCELQTPDCDAVGSTAVVSVITPDKIVVANCGDSRAVLCRNGKAVPLSTDHKPDRPDELDRIQEAGGRVIYWDGARVLGVLAMSRAIGDNYLKPYVTSEPEVTVTDRTEEDEFLILASDGLWDVVTNEAACAMVHMCLNRKGGRGGSGRRRGETQTPGGRSEEEGKEEENEKVVGSRKNGKRGEITDKACTEASVLLTKLALAKHSSDNVSVVVVDLRRRRKRHVA
- the LOC109124440 gene encoding ras-related protein RABA2b-like, producing MANRIDHEYDYLFKIVLIGDSGVGKSNILSRFTRNEFCLESKSTIGVEFATRTLQVEGKTVKAQIWDTAGQERYRAITSAYYRGAVGALLVYDITKRQTFENVLRWLRELRDHADSNIVIMMAGNKSDLNHLRSVADEDGSSLAEKEGLSFLETSALEATNIEKAFQTILSEIYHIISKKALAAQEAAGNLPVPAQGTAINISDSSATNRKGCCST
- the LOC104778598 gene encoding methylsterol monooxygenase 2-2-like produces the protein MASLIESGWQYLVTHFSDFQLACIGSFLLHESVFFLSGLPFICLERAGFLSQYKIQTKNNTPAAQGKCITRLLLYHFCVNLPLMIASYPVFRAMGMQSSFPLPSWDFVFYWGHRILHSKWLYKNVHSVHHEYATPFGLTSEYAHPAEILFLGFATIIGPALTGPHLITLWLWMVLRVLETVEAHCGYHFPWSLSNFLPLYGGSDFHDYHHRLLYTKSGNYSSTFVYMDWIFGTDKGYRRLKTLKENGDVRQK
- the LOC104765432 gene encoding 17.8 kDa class I heat shock protein-like, translating into MSLIPSFFGNNNRRSNSIFDPFSLDVWDPFKDLQMQFPSSSLSGETSAAIANARVDWRETPEAHVFKADLPGMKKEEVKVEIEDDSVLKISGERHVEKEEKQDTWHRVERSSGQFSRKFRLPENVKMDQVEANMENGVLTVTVPKVETQKKPQVKSIDISG